A stretch of Rhododendron vialii isolate Sample 1 chromosome 4a, ASM3025357v1 DNA encodes these proteins:
- the LOC131322355 gene encoding pectinesterase QRT1, producing MGSWVFFFRTILFVVVLAAGFSASIRACCATDFITWEDMKVDLEERLELREEGNRSHVIVVDLNGKGDSVTVQGAVDMVPLNNSQRVKIYISPGIYREKVLVPDSKPYISFIGDENQTAETVLTWNNKASDKDKDGCELGTYRSASVTIESDFFCATGITIENSVVAVPGGYGMQAVALRIASEKAMFHQVRILGAQDTLLDDHGSHYFHQCYIQGSIDFIFGRSRSLYQDCVLHSTATRSGAIAAHHRDTQDDDTGFSFVNCTINGTGRVYLGRAWGTYSRAIYSYCDIDNIITPSGWNDWNQPSRQKTAVLGEYQCRGKGADRRNRVAWSKSFSYEEVRPFLDVNFIGGDEWLRL from the exons ATGGGTTCAtgggttttctttttcagaACAATATTATTTGTCGTCGTTTTGGCAGCCGGGTTTTCGGCTAGTATTCGAGCTTGTTGCGCGACGGATTTCATAACTTGGGAGGACATGAAGGTGGATCTGGAGGAGAGGCTGGAACTGAGGGAGGAAGGAAATCGGAGCCATGTGATTGTGGTCGATTTGAACGGGAAAGGAGATTCTGTCACAGTTCAAGGCGCAGTTGACATGGTTCCCCTGAATAATTCTCAGAGAGTCAAAATCTACATTTCCCCTGGCATTTACAG AGAAAAGGTGCTCGTTCCAGACTCCAAGCCTTACATTTCATTCATTGGAGATGAGAATCAAACAGCCGAAACCGTTCTTACTTGGAATAACAAAGCCTCTGATAAAGACAAGGATGGGTGTGAACTGGGCACATATAGATCTGCTTCTGTCACCATAGAATCCGATTTCTTCTGCGCCACTGGAATCACCATTGAG AACTCAGTGGTGGCAGTGCCCGGAGGTTATGGAATGCAAGCCGTTGCGTTGAGGATAGCCAGCGAAAAAGCCATGTTTCATCAGGTTAGGATCTTGGGGGCTCAGGACACGCTGCTAGATGATCACGGATCACACTATTTCCACCAGTGTTACATCCAAGGATCCATTGATTTCATTTTTGGCAGATCAAGATCACTCTATCAG GATTGTGTTCTTCACTCAACGGCAACAAGGTCGGGAGCAATCGCAGCTCACCACAGGGATACACAAGATGATGATACAGGCTTCTCCTTTGTAAACTGCACAATCAATGGAACAGGCAGAGTATACTTAGGAAGAGCATGGGGAACCTACTCGCGGGCAATTTATTCATATTGTGACATCGACAACATCATAACTCCATCCGGCTGGAACGACTGGAATCAACCGTCCAGGCAaaa GACTGCTGTGCTTGGAGAGTACCAGTGCAGAGGCAAAGGAGCAGATAGGAGGAACAGAGTGGCATGGTCCAAATCTTTCAGTTATGAAGAAGTGAGGCCTTTTCTGGATGTGAACTTCATTGGTGGAGATGAATGGCTGAGACTATAG